TAAGAAAAAGAAAGAGGAGAAAAGATGGTAGAATACAAATGCTTTACATGCGATAAAAAGATAGGCGAAGATATGATGAGAAAAAGGGTCAGATGCCCTTATTGCGGATCAAAGATATT
The sequence above is a segment of the Candidatus Woesearchaeota archaeon genome. Coding sequences within it:
- a CDS encoding DNA-directed RNA polymerase subunit P, with product MVEYKCFTCDKKIGEDMMRKRVRCPYCGSKILFKPRSVATKIKAR